Proteins from one Acropora muricata isolate sample 2 chromosome 9, ASM3666990v1, whole genome shotgun sequence genomic window:
- the LOC136928310 gene encoding transmembrane protein 276-like, producing the protein MSVKSVSTAISDLVLAGCSFYAALNVFSVSRYASSGFVSIALAASFGVLKFGVVFPNIQQKVIRMHALLTWIASVVGIPFIAAGCCVHHHKSANAKFHLVSSITAVVLTLIDKTLKEKLTIAVSGLAVLGIIFATFTSSNFYSFVGALAYGFASAVKDISFASLPGVDWFHYILAGANILLMYGLIL; encoded by the exons ATGAGTGTAAAATCAGTATCTACAGCCATCTCTGACTTGGTGCTTGCTGGATGCTCGTTTTATGCAGCATTGAATGTGTTCAGCGTTTCTAGATACGCTTCTTCTGGTTTTGTGAGCATAGCTTTGGCCGCATCTTTTGGCGTTTTAAAGTTTGGTGTGGTTTTCCCAAATATCCAGCAAAAAGTAATACGAATGCATGCGTTACTAACATGGATAGCTTCAGTAGTAG GTATTCCCTTCATTGCTGCAGGATGTTGTGTTCATCACCACAAGTCTGCAAATGCAAAATTTCATCTGGTGAGTTCAATAACTGCAGTCGTCTTGACCTTAATTGATAAAACATTGAAAGAGAAGCTCACCATAGCAGTGAGTGGCTTAGCAGTGCTGGGAATAATATTTGCCACATTCACAAGTTCAAACTTCTATAGCTTTGTCGGAGCATTGGCTTATGGATTTGCAAGTGCAGTGAAGGATATAAGTTTTGCTAGTTTACCAGGTGTGGACTGGTTTCATTACATTTTGGCTGGGGCCAATATCCTTCTCATGTATGGCCTCATTTTATAG